DNA sequence from the Sulfurimonas sp. HSL3-7 genome:
ATCGAAGGTCAGCAGAAGAAATACTCTCTTTCAGCTGAGTTCAACCGTTTCGCAACGATGAAAGTTGCAAACACTGAAGCGGGTGACCTTGATCTTTCTCCACTAGCCGAAGCAAAAATCGTCAAAGCCTCTTTCGAGACTAAAGGTCGCGGTTTTGCCGGTGTTGTAAAACGCTGGAACTTCGGTGGTGGTCCAGGCTCACACGGTCACCGTTTTCACCGTACAGGTGGTTCAATCGGTAATGCTGAGTGGCCAGGTCGCGTTATGAAAGGTCGTAAGATGTCAGGTCAATACGGTAACGAAAAAGTGACTGTAAAAAATGAGATCGTGTCTTTCGATGCTGAGAACGGCGTTATTGCACTTAAAGGTTCAATCCCAGGTGCTAACGGTTCTCTAGGACGTATAAAGGTAGTTAAATAATGAGCGCTGTAGTTCTAAACGATAAATTTGAAAAAGCTTCTGAGCTAACGCTTCCGGAAAGCTTTTCGGGTATCAACCCACACAACCTTTACCTATATGTGAAATCGTACCAAGCTGGTATACGTGCAAACACAGCCTCTACTAAGACACGTTCTGAAGTAAGCGGTGGTGGTAAGAAACCATGGGCTCAAAAGGGTCGTGGTGGTGCTCGTGCCGGTTCAACTCGTTCTCCTGTATGGGTTGGCGGTGGTCAGGTCTTCGGTCCGAAATCGAACCGTAACTATGACCTCAAAGTTAACAAAAAACAAAAAAAAGTTGCACTTAACTTTGCACTGAACGAACTTGCAAATGCTGGAAAGCTTTTCATCGTTGACAGTATCGAAGTGGCTTCTGGTAAAACAAAAGATGCAGCAGCGATCTTTAATAAACTTGAAGTACGTGATGCGCTATTCGTAAAAGAGTTGATTGACGAAAATACATTTATGGCATTCCGCAATCTTCAATCTTGTTACCTAGTTGAAGGTAACGAACTAAATGCTTTCTTAGCAGCAACATACCGTTCAGTCGTTATCGAAAAAGCGGTTTGGGAGAAACTAGTGGAAGGGGCTAAATAATGGCAGATATTACAGATATCAAGTCAATCTTGTATACAGAAAAGACCCTTGGTCTTCAGGAAGATGGTGTTGTCGTTGTACAGACATCTCCTCGTGTGACAAAAACTGGTCTTAAAGAGATCTTCCGTGAGTACTTCGGTATCGTGCCAGCACGTATCAACTCACTGAACCAATCTGGAAAAATTAAAAAATTTCGTGGTGTAACCGGTAAGCAGAACGACTTTAAAAAGTTTTATGTGAAGCTACCAGAAGGTGCACAGATCGAAAGTTTGGCGGTATAAGATGGCAATGAAAACATACAGACCAATAACACCGAGTCGTCGTTTCTATACAAACATCGACAGCAGTGATATTACAGCGAAACCTTCAGTTCGCTCATTGTTGAAAAAACTTCCTGCACACGCCGGTCGTAACAACAATGGTCGTATCACTTCTCGTCACAAGCAAGCGGGTGCGAAAAAACTTTACCGTATCATCGATTTCAAACGTAACAAGTTTGGTATCCCTGGTACAGTATCGGCTATCGAGTACGATCCGTACCGTAACTGTCGTATTGCACTTGTTACCTATGCTGACGGTGAAAAACGTTACATCATTCAACCGAAAGATCTAAAAGTCGGTGATGTTGTTCAATCAGCTGAAAGCGGTCTTGATATCAAGCCTGGTAACACAATGAAATTGAAAAACATCCCGGTTGGTACGGTTATTCACAACCTTGAGTTGAAACCTGGTAAAGGCGGACAGCTTGTTCGTTCAGCCGGCGGTTCAGCTCAGATCATGGGTCGTGACGGTAAATACGTTTCAGTGCGTCTTCCGTCATCTGAGATGCGTCTTGTCCTTGGTGAATGTCTTGCAACGATCGGTACTGTCGGTAACGAAGAGTTCGGTAACATCGTTTGGGCTAAAGCAGGCCGTTCACGTCACCGTGGTATCCGTCCACAGACACGTGGTTCTGCAATGAACCCTATCGATCACCCGCATGGTGGTGGTGAAGGTAAGACAAACTCTGGTCGTCATCCAGTTACTCCATGGGGTAAACCGACTAAGGGTGCGAAAACACGTCGTAAAAAAGCAAGTGATAAACTTATTATTACACGTCGCAAACCAAATGCTAAAAGGGTAGGTTAATTATGGCTCGTTCAGTAAAAAAAGGTCCATTCGTAGACGACCACTTGATGAAAAAAGTGCTTGCAGCCAAAGAAGCTAAAAGCAACAAGCCAATCAAGACTTGGTCACGCCGTTCAATGGTTCTTCCAGAGATGATCGGCTTGACACTTAATGTTCACAACGGCCGTCAGTTTGTTCCTGTATACGTTACAGAGAACCACATCGGTTATAAACTTGGCGAATTCGCACCAACACGTACATTCAAGGGCCACAAAGGTTCTGTACAGAAGAAGGTAGGTTAATCATGGCTAGAGCACTATTGAAATTCATCCGTGTTTCACCGATCAAATCTCGTCTTGTTGCACGCGAAATCCAAGGTATGAACGCAGAAGAGGCTCTTGCAGCTTTGGAGTTCACACCAAACAAAGCGGCTAAGATCATCTATAAGGTACTTGCATCTGCAGTAGCGAATAGCGGTCTTGAAGCAGAAGATTGTGTTGTAAAATCTTGTCGTGTTGACAACGGTCCGGTACTTAAACGTTTCCGTCCACGTGCTCGTGGTATGGCATCGGGTATCCGCAAACCAACAGCACATATCTTAGTAGAAGTAGAGGGCAAATAATATGGGTCATAAAGTTAATCCTATTGGTCTTCGCCTAGGTATCAACCGTAACTGGGAATCTCGCTGGTATCCATCGTTTGACTCTGCTGCGGCTAACCTTGGCGAGGATTATAAAATCCGTACTTTCTTGAAGAAAGAGCTTTACTATGCTGGTGTTGCGAACATCATCATCGAGCGTACTGCGAAGCGCCTTCGTGTCACTATCGTAGCAGCTCGTCCTGGTATCATCATCGGTAAAAAAGGTGCTGATATCGAGAAATTGAAAGTCAGTCTTCAAAAACTGATTGGTAAAGATATCTCTATCAATATCAAAGAAGAGAAAAAAGCAATGATCTCAGCACAACTTGTGGCTGAAAATGTTGCAACGCAACTTGAGCGTCGTATCGCGTTCCGCCGTGCGATGAAGAAAGTTATGCAAAATGCACAGCGTTCTGGTGCCAAAGGTATCAAGATCTCTGTTGCAGGTCGTCTTGGTGGTGCTGAGATGGCACGTACTGAGTGGTATCTTGAGGGACGTGTTCCTCTTCATACACTTCGTGCAAAAATCGATTACGGTTTCGCTGAAGCACAGACTACATACGGAATCATCGGTATTAAAGTCTGGATCTTCAAAGGTGAGGTACTGACTAAAGGTATCCCTGCTGAAGCCAAAGAAGAAAAAACTGAGAAACGTGAACGTCGTCCACGTGCTCCGAGAAAGGCTGATTAATCATGTTGATGCCTAAAAGAACAAAATACCGTAAGGTAATGAAAGGTCGTAACCGCGGTTACGCTCGTTCTGGTTATAAACTAGCGTTTGGCGATATCGCATTCAAAGCGGTAGAAGCAGGTCGTATCAACTCTCGTCAGATTGAATCGGCTCGTATCTCTGCGACTCGTCACATTAAACGTCAAGGTAAGATCTGGATCCGTGTATTTCCAGCTAAACCACTAACAGCCAAGCCTCTTGAAACTCGTATGGGTAAAGGTAAAGGTTCTGTTGATAAATGGGTTATGAATATCAAGCCAGGTCGTATTATTTTTGAAATGGGTGGTGTACCTGAAGAGTTGGCGCGTGAAGCACTGACACTTGCAATTCACAAACTACCGTTCAAATGTAAAATTATTACTGCGGAGATGAACAATGAAATATTCTGATTTTGCTG
Encoded proteins:
- a CDS encoding 50S ribosomal protein L23, which codes for MADITDIKSILYTEKTLGLQEDGVVVVQTSPRVTKTGLKEIFREYFGIVPARINSLNQSGKIKKFRGVTGKQNDFKKFYVKLPEGAQIESLAV
- the rplV gene encoding 50S ribosomal protein L22 — its product is MARALLKFIRVSPIKSRLVAREIQGMNAEEALAALEFTPNKAAKIIYKVLASAVANSGLEAEDCVVKSCRVDNGPVLKRFRPRARGMASGIRKPTAHILVEVEGK
- the rplP gene encoding 50S ribosomal protein L16, producing the protein MLMPKRTKYRKVMKGRNRGYARSGYKLAFGDIAFKAVEAGRINSRQIESARISATRHIKRQGKIWIRVFPAKPLTAKPLETRMGKGKGSVDKWVMNIKPGRIIFEMGGVPEELAREALTLAIHKLPFKCKIITAEMNNEIF
- the rpsC gene encoding 30S ribosomal protein S3, with product MGHKVNPIGLRLGINRNWESRWYPSFDSAAANLGEDYKIRTFLKKELYYAGVANIIIERTAKRLRVTIVAARPGIIIGKKGADIEKLKVSLQKLIGKDISINIKEEKKAMISAQLVAENVATQLERRIAFRRAMKKVMQNAQRSGAKGIKISVAGRLGGAEMARTEWYLEGRVPLHTLRAKIDYGFAEAQTTYGIIGIKVWIFKGEVLTKGIPAEAKEEKTEKRERRPRAPRKAD
- the rpsS gene encoding 30S ribosomal protein S19, yielding MARSVKKGPFVDDHLMKKVLAAKEAKSNKPIKTWSRRSMVLPEMIGLTLNVHNGRQFVPVYVTENHIGYKLGEFAPTRTFKGHKGSVQKKVG
- the rplB gene encoding 50S ribosomal protein L2, which gives rise to MAMKTYRPITPSRRFYTNIDSSDITAKPSVRSLLKKLPAHAGRNNNGRITSRHKQAGAKKLYRIIDFKRNKFGIPGTVSAIEYDPYRNCRIALVTYADGEKRYIIQPKDLKVGDVVQSAESGLDIKPGNTMKLKNIPVGTVIHNLELKPGKGGQLVRSAGGSAQIMGRDGKYVSVRLPSSEMRLVLGECLATIGTVGNEEFGNIVWAKAGRSRHRGIRPQTRGSAMNPIDHPHGGGEGKTNSGRHPVTPWGKPTKGAKTRRKKASDKLIITRRKPNAKRVG
- the rplC gene encoding 50S ribosomal protein L3, with product MEYIVEKIGMSRTITVPSTSVTLLKLKEVKVCEVNDGVAIVSYNDGKKSNKAIEGQQKKYSLSAEFNRFATMKVANTEAGDLDLSPLAEAKIVKASFETKGRGFAGVVKRWNFGGGPGSHGHRFHRTGGSIGNAEWPGRVMKGRKMSGQYGNEKVTVKNEIVSFDAENGVIALKGSIPGANGSLGRIKVVK
- the rplD gene encoding 50S ribosomal protein L4, whose translation is MSAVVLNDKFEKASELTLPESFSGINPHNLYLYVKSYQAGIRANTASTKTRSEVSGGGKKPWAQKGRGGARAGSTRSPVWVGGGQVFGPKSNRNYDLKVNKKQKKVALNFALNELANAGKLFIVDSIEVASGKTKDAAAIFNKLEVRDALFVKELIDENTFMAFRNLQSCYLVEGNELNAFLAATYRSVVIEKAVWEKLVEGAK